The following proteins are encoded in a genomic region of Triticum dicoccoides isolate Atlit2015 ecotype Zavitan chromosome 1B, WEW_v2.0, whole genome shotgun sequence:
- the LOC119302590 gene encoding protein BIG GRAIN 1-like: MDMRWAPAPARPRAPRRPADQPSFSSTLLDAICDSMDGPEARSAAAARSASAAARAAAAAKKQEEAALHYYYYKPALAASHRARGEQPTQGAAAADCSGRGYFSSSEVEYSLGRLNRIRTSGGAAPRQQQQHPAPEKTARTKKPAAAARGCSRPASPGARLASLLNSIFAGKRHSSQRTAPADQEPACSTAPSYARSCLSKTPPPSAARPSRSRSTRTVRFLDIDGELAVAAAAVGRCRRIPVVEVEEELLRPADVEAHIDGGEKSSDASSDLFELENLAATASESGRWDRDGSYGNELPVYGTTGVGLHRGIAHPRPYEYGPYGLGRSCRKVV; this comes from the coding sequence ATGGACATGAGGTGGGCGCCCGCGCCGGCGCGGCCCAGGGCGCCGAGGCGGCCGGCCGACCAGCCGTCCTTCTCCTCCACGCTGCTGGACGCGATATGCGACTCCATGGACGGCCCCGAGGCGagaagcgcggcggcggcgaggtcggcgTCGGCGGCAGCAAGGGCGGCGGCTGCGGCCAAGAAGCAGGAGGAGGCCGCCCtgcattactactactacaagcccgCCTTGGCCGCCAGCCACCGGGCGCGCGGCGAGCAGCCGACGCAGGGCGCCGCGGCCGCGGACTGCTCCGGCAGAGGGTACTTCTCCTCGTCCGAGGTGGAGTACTCCCTCGGCCGCCTCAACCGCATCCGCACGTCCGGCGGCGCGGCgccgaggcagcagcagcagcatcccgCTCCGGAGAAGACGGCGAGGACGAAGAAGCCGGCGGCCGCCGCCCGCGGCTGCAGCAGGCCGGCATCCCCCGGCGCGCGGCTCGCCAGCCTGCTCAACTCCATCTTCGCCGGGAAGCGTCATTCCTCTCAGCGGACGGCCCCGGCGGACCAGGAGCCCGCGTGCTCCACAGCGCCGTCGTACGCGCGGTCCTGCCTGTCCAAGACGCCGCCACCATCTGCAGCGCGGCCGAGCCGGAGCCGGAGTACTCGGACCGTGAGGTTCCTGGACATTGACGGTGAGCTGGCCGTGGCCGCCGCGGCAGTGGGACGCTGCCGCCGGATTccggtggtggaggtggaggaggagctgctCCGGCCGGCGGACGTGGAGGCGCACATCGACGGCGGCGAGAAGAGCAGCGACGCGAGCTCCGACCTGTTCGAGCTCGAGAATCTCGCGGCCACGGCTTCGGAGAGCGGCCGGTGGGATCGCGACGGGTCGTACGGTAATGAGCTGCCGGTGTACGGGACCACCGGAGTTGGCCTCCACCGTGGCATTGCCCATCCCCGCCCGTACGAGTATGGACCGTATGGTCTTGGTCGAAGTTGTAGAAAGGTTGTTTGA